A single genomic interval of Rosistilla ulvae harbors:
- a CDS encoding DUF2802 domain-containing protein has translation MLLLAAAPFLPQMMLLVGMILLAWILVRRNINMRRRGRAVDRELKAQKIEAHQPVRGAPLADAPKEVLRWQASMFDLQRELKAELDSRVLVVESLLRRVDQRVEELRSLQLENSAQSGKPAASGPSYSKVRRLAAIGFSAEEISQKLDIPQAEIELSLGLQAEFPQPSNSA, from the coding sequence ATGTTGTTGCTAGCTGCTGCCCCTTTCTTACCTCAAATGATGCTGTTGGTAGGGATGATCCTGCTGGCCTGGATCTTGGTTCGACGCAACATCAACATGCGGCGTCGCGGCCGGGCTGTCGACCGGGAACTGAAAGCCCAAAAAATAGAGGCTCATCAGCCGGTCCGGGGAGCTCCGCTAGCAGACGCCCCCAAGGAAGTCCTGCGTTGGCAGGCATCGATGTTCGATCTGCAGCGCGAACTGAAAGCCGAACTCGATTCACGGGTCCTGGTTGTCGAATCGCTGCTTCGACGCGTCGACCAGCGGGTCGAAGAACTGCGGTCGTTGCAACTGGAAAATTCGGCCCAAAGCGGCAAACCGGCCGCGTCGGGGCCAAGTTACAGCAAGGTTCGACGCCTGGCTGCGATCGGATTTTCCGCCGAAGAGATCTCGCAAAAGCTCGATATTCCCCAGGCGGAAATCGAATTATCGCTGGGGCTACAGGCTGAATTTCCTCAGCCTTCCAATTCGGCGTGA
- a CDS encoding sugar phosphate isomerase/epimerase family protein produces MHHLPPLDPAHRIDRRKLLISSAALAATAASGSTASVAASVADCRGKFSLGFSLYGMRELKTETAIQTLSKIGYDSVELCLLRGFDTDPAQLAAIRRRELRGALAQYNMCVRAMMEHLPLTTDEKKNQQTTERLKQAASLAHDLSVDAPPLIETVLGSGDWLEQRDRFAETLRQWSVLAEREDIQIAVKPHVNHAVDTPEKARWLMRQVNNDRIGLAYDYSHYASQAIDMDQSVRDLASHIHFVHVKDVVRESDQVRFALPGSTGQIDYPRLLKQLSENGYIGDVCAEVSSQIWRQPGYDPIAAAKESYRRMANAFHVAGIERHG; encoded by the coding sequence ATGCACCACCTTCCTCCTCTCGATCCAGCCCACCGGATCGATCGACGAAAACTCCTGATCTCCAGCGCGGCCCTCGCCGCGACCGCCGCCAGTGGGTCGACAGCATCCGTTGCCGCTTCGGTCGCCGATTGCCGAGGCAAGTTCTCGCTCGGCTTCAGCCTCTACGGAATGCGCGAACTCAAGACCGAGACCGCGATCCAAACCCTAAGCAAGATCGGCTACGATTCGGTCGAACTCTGCCTCTTGAGAGGCTTCGACACCGACCCAGCCCAACTCGCCGCGATCCGCCGCCGAGAGCTTCGCGGCGCATTGGCTCAGTACAACATGTGCGTTCGCGCGATGATGGAGCATCTGCCGCTAACGACCGACGAAAAGAAGAACCAACAAACCACCGAACGCTTAAAGCAGGCCGCATCTCTAGCACACGACCTGTCGGTCGATGCCCCGCCATTGATCGAAACCGTCCTCGGTAGCGGCGACTGGCTGGAACAGAGAGACCGTTTCGCCGAAACACTTCGTCAGTGGAGCGTTCTGGCAGAACGAGAAGATATCCAGATCGCAGTCAAACCACACGTGAACCACGCGGTCGACACCCCCGAGAAGGCGCGATGGCTGATGCGCCAAGTGAACAACGACCGGATCGGGCTGGCTTACGATTACAGCCATTACGCTTCGCAAGCGATCGACATGGACCAATCGGTACGCGACCTGGCCTCACATATCCACTTCGTGCACGTCAAAGATGTGGTCCGCGAATCAGACCAAGTGCGGTTCGCACTGCCCGGTTCAACGGGGCAGATCGATTACCCGCGACTGCTGAAGCAACTGTCCGAAAACGGCTACATCGGAGACGTCTGCGCCGAAGTCAGCTCACAGATCTGGCGACAACCGGGCTACGATCCAATCGCTGCCGCCAAAGAATCTTACCGTCGGATGGCCAACGCATTCCATGTCGCTGGCATCGAACGACACGGTTAA
- a CDS encoding S8 family peptidase, whose translation MSSSDRRDPLLRGTSRLLRFETRLALSASATADVLMDLWDIDPLSGAQASDTTSFEQLLNQANEIQQNFGFDGSGQTVAVIDSGIAYDHVALGGGFGPGYRVVGGWDFAENDANPYDDGPSGFHGTHVAGTLAGSTDSFTGIAPGADLVALRVFDDYGGGNLDWIEDALAWVHENRFAFENPITTVNLSLGSVLPAELAGQVQAQLEDELSLLKADGIMVFAAAGNAYDADTPTQLAYPASSPSVTPVGSVSSDGSLSDFSQRADGILVAPGELVNSSVPDHVLGRDGRIDDFVNATGTSMASPQIAGAAVLVREAMLSAGIDADGDSVLAHLYDTADPQTDEATGVTYYQINLTRAIEELIVGDGGGDSEPIDPPVVEPEPPEVPDAVEDLGTILSTQTELETGRWYAVEAQHDGLLSIALGDDDADALPITIQREASDLVVESGNGAQRQFDVNVSAGETIRFRIESDADETLAVGIANLVRVSGGTAYFTGTDAADQIEVDLRAETMLRFGQFEYQFDSGTVSNLQILGGGGTDTVDVIGSQAVEKVTLRTGSGEIENGSIMVQMTSVEKISVAGGGGSDRAYLYDSAGNDTLSASPGDTKLSGVGYEHALTGIRSIYVHATAGGNDTAYLYDSAGDDRLAIRPEFTSLRGDDFLSLVYGFDRVNAYGTAGGNDTADLYDSAGDDRMSANATNAYISGPGYYSQARHFESVVGHATAGGTDHATIYADSSDQTLHNIGGLVQLDAGGGAVRAAQGFEIAETFLNGSPIVVAPQSLGIPIANEPSEELEHHGVVTLDEDPIEQSVFKRSSEIMGLAQSLVDRVSDDDDRELLDQLFAEL comes from the coding sequence ATGTCCTCTTCAGACCGCCGCGATCCGTTATTGCGAGGCACCAGCCGATTGCTGCGCTTTGAGACTCGGTTGGCATTGTCGGCCAGTGCGACTGCCGATGTGTTGATGGATCTGTGGGATATCGATCCCTTGTCGGGGGCCCAGGCGAGCGACACCACATCCTTTGAACAGTTGTTGAATCAAGCCAACGAGATCCAACAGAACTTTGGCTTCGACGGATCGGGGCAGACCGTTGCGGTGATCGATAGCGGGATCGCGTACGATCACGTTGCGCTGGGGGGCGGATTTGGCCCCGGATATCGCGTGGTCGGCGGATGGGACTTCGCCGAAAACGATGCCAATCCCTACGACGATGGCCCCTCCGGTTTTCATGGCACTCATGTCGCAGGGACGCTAGCCGGTTCCACCGATTCGTTTACCGGAATCGCGCCGGGGGCCGACCTGGTCGCGCTCCGCGTGTTCGACGACTACGGCGGCGGGAATCTCGATTGGATCGAAGATGCGTTGGCTTGGGTTCACGAGAATCGGTTTGCATTCGAAAACCCGATCACGACGGTCAACCTGTCACTTGGATCGGTCTTGCCGGCGGAACTGGCTGGCCAAGTGCAGGCGCAACTGGAAGACGAATTAAGTTTGCTGAAGGCCGATGGAATCATGGTCTTCGCCGCTGCCGGAAACGCCTACGACGCCGATACGCCGACGCAGCTGGCTTACCCTGCATCGAGCCCTAGCGTGACGCCTGTGGGAAGCGTTTCGAGCGATGGTTCGCTGAGCGATTTTTCCCAGCGAGCCGATGGGATCTTGGTTGCACCGGGAGAATTGGTCAACAGTTCGGTTCCCGATCACGTGCTTGGCCGCGACGGCCGGATCGACGATTTTGTCAACGCCACCGGTACCAGCATGGCGTCGCCGCAGATTGCCGGCGCTGCGGTATTGGTACGCGAAGCCATGTTGTCGGCGGGAATCGATGCCGATGGCGATTCCGTCTTGGCTCATCTGTACGACACGGCTGACCCGCAGACCGACGAAGCGACGGGGGTGACCTACTATCAAATCAATCTAACCCGGGCGATCGAAGAGTTGATCGTCGGGGATGGTGGCGGCGATAGCGAGCCGATCGATCCGCCAGTGGTTGAACCGGAACCGCCCGAAGTCCCCGACGCTGTCGAGGATCTGGGAACGATCCTTTCGACGCAAACCGAACTGGAAACCGGCCGATGGTATGCGGTCGAAGCCCAACACGACGGCCTGCTTTCCATCGCCTTGGGCGATGATGACGCCGACGCGTTGCCGATCACGATCCAACGCGAAGCGAGCGATCTTGTCGTCGAATCGGGGAACGGGGCGCAGCGGCAGTTCGATGTGAACGTTAGCGCGGGGGAAACGATTCGCTTTCGAATCGAATCCGATGCCGACGAGACTCTGGCAGTTGGGATCGCCAACTTGGTTCGCGTTTCCGGCGGGACTGCTTATTTCACCGGAACCGACGCCGCCGACCAGATCGAAGTCGATCTGCGAGCCGAAACGATGTTGCGATTTGGACAGTTCGAGTACCAATTCGACAGCGGCACGGTATCCAATCTGCAGATCCTCGGCGGCGGTGGCACCGACACGGTCGACGTGATCGGGTCGCAAGCTGTCGAAAAGGTGACGCTGCGCACCGGGAGCGGCGAGATCGAAAACGGATCGATCATGGTTCAAATGACCAGCGTCGAAAAGATCTCGGTCGCTGGTGGTGGAGGTTCCGATCGGGCCTATCTATACGATTCCGCTGGCAACGATACGCTTTCGGCGAGTCCGGGCGATACGAAACTGTCGGGCGTTGGATACGAGCACGCCTTGACCGGGATCCGTAGCATCTACGTCCACGCCACTGCGGGTGGTAACGACACCGCGTACCTGTACGATTCGGCGGGAGACGACCGGTTGGCGATTCGCCCCGAGTTCACCAGTCTTCGCGGCGACGATTTCCTGAGCCTGGTCTATGGCTTCGATCGCGTTAACGCCTACGGCACCGCGGGTGGCAACGACACGGCGGACCTCTACGATTCGGCCGGCGACGATCGGATGAGTGCCAACGCGACCAACGCTTACATCAGCGGGCCGGGCTACTACAGTCAAGCGCGACACTTTGAATCGGTCGTCGGACACGCGACAGCTGGCGGTACCGATCACGCGACGATCTATGCCGATTCATCCGATCAAACGCTGCACAACATCGGTGGCTTGGTTCAATTGGATGCTGGCGGAGGAGCGGTCCGCGCGGCTCAAGGCTTTGAAATCGCCGAGACCTTCCTCAACGGATCGCCGATCGTTGTCGCTCCGCAATCGCTTGGGATCCCGATCGCCAACGAACCGAGCGAAGAATTAGAGCATCACGGCGTGGTGACGTTGGACGAAGATCCGATCGAACAGTCGGTCTTCAAGCGTTCCAGCGAGATCATGGGACTCGCCCAGTCTCTCGTCGATCGTGTCAGCGACGATGACGATCGCGAACTGTTGGATCAATTGTTCGCCGAACTGTGA
- a CDS encoding amidophosphoribosyltransferase: MSEIHHECGVAAIYHLPRTAPSPMCPDQGPSQISRLMPRMLLDIQNRGQLAAGMTSFHPKRPEILATYKDIGTVSEVFKLSHRAKSESMMRSLAGRAAIGHVRYATCGQDDRSYAQPFERQHIHKRKWFSFCFNGQLANYQILKHRLLADGDHHLSRDTDTEIILHEVGRLLSDSQGKPDWLDLLGKATKDFDGAYSMAFLTALGEMVVARDPLGIKPMCYAFDGSLFAAASEDVALVNLGFEPEDIKTLPPGHAALVTPEEGLRIEPFCESKSRAHCFFEWIYFANVASTMDEKSVYLSRTRLGEELARIEIESGEIPLDPEDTIVVPVPDTSKAAADAMAYKLGIPSREGLIRNRYSGRTFIEGGRARRVKASTKYTPLREVLEGKRVLLVEDSIVRSTTMGVLLDRIRDMGGAREIHVRVASPPIVAPCFYGIDMSTIDQLIAPRYFENATLTESGQREMARELGADSLRYLPVDAIARAIGLPASELCQACITGKYPTPCGQKLYQLELENEGRPQSAERTYERLVSNLP, translated from the coding sequence ATGAGCGAAATACATCACGAGTGCGGTGTTGCGGCGATCTACCATCTACCACGCACGGCCCCAAGCCCGATGTGCCCGGACCAAGGTCCGTCGCAGATCTCGCGGCTGATGCCACGCATGCTGCTGGACATTCAAAATCGCGGACAACTGGCCGCTGGAATGACCAGCTTCCACCCCAAACGCCCCGAGATCTTGGCGACTTACAAAGACATCGGCACCGTTTCGGAAGTCTTTAAGTTGAGCCATCGGGCCAAGAGCGAATCGATGATGCGATCGCTGGCGGGACGAGCGGCAATCGGTCATGTGCGGTATGCCACCTGCGGCCAGGACGATCGCTCCTACGCCCAACCCTTTGAACGCCAGCACATCCACAAGCGGAAGTGGTTCAGTTTTTGCTTCAACGGGCAATTGGCAAACTACCAAATTCTTAAACATCGGTTGCTGGCCGATGGCGACCACCACCTGTCGCGCGATACCGATACCGAGATCATTCTTCACGAAGTCGGCCGTCTGTTGAGCGACAGCCAGGGCAAGCCCGACTGGCTGGACCTGCTTGGCAAAGCAACCAAAGACTTCGATGGTGCCTACAGCATGGCCTTCCTGACGGCGCTGGGGGAGATGGTTGTCGCCCGCGATCCGTTGGGCATCAAACCGATGTGTTACGCGTTTGACGGCAGCCTGTTCGCCGCCGCCAGCGAAGACGTGGCACTTGTGAACCTGGGCTTCGAACCCGAAGACATCAAAACATTGCCCCCCGGCCACGCCGCCCTGGTAACCCCCGAAGAAGGTTTACGAATCGAGCCGTTTTGCGAAAGCAAGAGCCGAGCGCATTGCTTCTTTGAGTGGATCTATTTCGCCAACGTCGCTAGCACGATGGACGAAAAGAGCGTCTATCTCAGCCGCACGCGATTGGGAGAAGAACTCGCTCGAATCGAAATTGAATCGGGCGAAATCCCCTTGGATCCCGAAGACACGATCGTTGTCCCGGTCCCCGACACCAGCAAAGCCGCCGCCGACGCGATGGCTTACAAATTGGGCATCCCCAGCCGCGAAGGGCTGATTCGAAATCGATACTCCGGACGAACGTTTATCGAAGGCGGCCGGGCGAGGCGCGTCAAAGCATCGACCAAATACACTCCGCTGCGTGAAGTACTCGAAGGAAAACGCGTACTCTTGGTCGAGGATTCGATCGTTCGCAGCACGACGATGGGCGTGCTGCTGGACCGAATCCGCGACATGGGTGGGGCCCGCGAGATTCACGTACGCGTCGCCAGTCCACCGATCGTCGCCCCCTGTTTTTACGGCATCGACATGAGCACGATCGATCAATTGATCGCCCCGCGCTACTTCGAAAACGCGACCCTGACCGAATCGGGGCAACGGGAAATGGCCAGGGAACTAGGGGCCGATTCGCTTCGCTACCTGCCAGTCGACGCAATCGCCCGCGCGATCGGGTTGCCCGCCAGCGAACTATGCCAGGCATGCATCACGGGAAAATACCCGACCCCCTGCGGCCAAAAACTGTATCAACTGGAACTGGAAAACGAGGGCCGTCCGCAAAGCGCCGAACGGACCTACGAGCGACTGGTCTCCAACCTCCCATGA
- a CDS encoding cysteine peptidase family C39 domain-containing protein: protein MTDIFSAIGIVLIASLALGLLVARSPQPSGRWRTAAMAILLLGAFGNVFYSTGMIVWAKYIPHSAVIVWANVVPIAAAISAGLAYRLPNTPHWRQLLASGLLGLLSFGTVFWPLQGFVLRPPQPGGNTWSQGVALQTSWSSCSPAAAATLLRANGVDVNESDLMTACLTDNRGTVSLGLYRGVKLYADANDLEVEIVPPSLDKLIADNQWPVLLMVRLPKTGVDDPRYEQNWGWIPGLGHSVVCFGRRPNGDFMIGDPSIGRELWTQRDMEILWHGDGIRLHKRGQPFDANAPKH from the coding sequence ATGACCGACATCTTCTCCGCAATCGGCATCGTCCTGATCGCCTCGCTGGCGTTGGGACTGCTCGTTGCGAGATCCCCCCAGCCTAGCGGGCGATGGCGAACCGCCGCGATGGCGATCCTGCTGCTGGGGGCGTTCGGAAACGTTTTCTACAGCACCGGGATGATCGTCTGGGCTAAATACATCCCCCACTCTGCAGTCATCGTCTGGGCCAACGTCGTCCCGATCGCTGCGGCGATCTCCGCCGGACTCGCCTACCGACTGCCCAACACGCCCCACTGGCGACAACTGTTGGCATCGGGACTGCTGGGACTGCTTTCCTTCGGGACGGTCTTCTGGCCGCTGCAAGGGTTCGTCCTGCGGCCGCCACAACCGGGCGGCAACACTTGGAGCCAAGGGGTCGCTCTGCAGACCTCCTGGTCCTCGTGCAGTCCAGCGGCTGCGGCCACACTGCTGCGTGCCAACGGGGTCGACGTGAACGAGAGCGACCTGATGACCGCCTGCCTGACCGACAATCGCGGCACCGTTTCGCTGGGGCTCTATCGAGGGGTCAAACTTTACGCCGATGCCAACGACTTGGAAGTCGAGATCGTCCCCCCCTCGCTGGACAAATTGATCGCCGACAACCAATGGCCAGTGTTGTTGATGGTTCGGCTGCCCAAGACAGGTGTCGATGATCCACGCTACGAACAGAACTGGGGCTGGATCCCAGGCCTAGGACATTCGGTGGTCTGCTTCGGCCGTCGCCCCAACGGCGATTTCATGATCGGCGACCCTTCGATCGGTCGCGAACTGTGGACCCAACGCGACATGGAAATCTTATGGCACGGCGATGGGATTCGCTTACATAAGCGAGGGCAGCCCTTCGACGCCAACGCCCCGAAGCACTAG
- the lipA gene encoding lipoyl synthase codes for MAFRLPVVADPIPDPTTPVSGSGRLPRWLKREVPKGNANNFTAGLLDELRLETVCDNAKCPNRSECYSQKTATFMILGAICTRPCGFCAVNRGRPPEKPEQDEPERLAEAAARLGLKHVVITSVTRDDLPDGGADHYYQCITAVRERTGATVEVLTPDFVQCKEALDRVVEARPEVFNHNMETVPRMYRRVRGPKSDYNWTLQLLRRVKELDPTIKTKSGLMLGLGETRDELLDALADMRTYDIDFLTLGQYLQPGEKYLPVQRYITPEEFDELGEIAKKLGFKQVASGPFVRSSYHARDMAEA; via the coding sequence ATGGCATTTCGGTTACCAGTTGTCGCCGACCCAATCCCCGATCCGACAACACCCGTTTCAGGGTCTGGCCGCCTGCCGCGATGGCTTAAACGCGAAGTCCCCAAAGGAAACGCAAACAACTTCACCGCGGGTCTGTTGGACGAACTGCGGCTAGAAACGGTCTGCGACAATGCCAAGTGCCCGAACCGCTCGGAGTGCTACTCGCAAAAAACCGCCACCTTCATGATCCTGGGGGCGATCTGCACCCGGCCTTGCGGTTTCTGCGCAGTCAACCGCGGCCGCCCCCCCGAAAAGCCCGAACAAGACGAACCGGAGCGCCTGGCGGAAGCTGCCGCCCGATTGGGGCTGAAGCACGTCGTGATCACCAGCGTCACCCGCGACGACCTGCCCGACGGCGGTGCCGACCACTATTACCAGTGCATCACAGCGGTTCGCGAACGAACCGGAGCGACCGTCGAAGTACTGACCCCCGACTTCGTGCAATGCAAGGAAGCGCTCGATCGGGTGGTCGAAGCACGCCCCGAGGTATTCAACCACAACATGGAAACCGTGCCGCGAATGTATCGCCGCGTGCGGGGCCCCAAGAGCGATTACAACTGGACCCTGCAATTGCTGCGTCGCGTCAAGGAACTCGACCCGACGATCAAAACCAAGAGCGGTTTAATGCTGGGACTCGGCGAAACGCGAGACGAACTACTCGACGCATTGGCCGACATGCGAACCTACGACATCGATTTCCTCACCCTGGGCCAATACCTGCAACCGGGCGAAAAGTACCTGCCGGTCCAGCGTTACATCACGCCCGAGGAATTCGACGAATTGGGCGAGATCGCCAAGAAACTCGGCTTCAAGCAGGTCGCCAGCGGCCCGTTTGTCCGCAGCAGCTACCACGCCCGCGACATGGCCGAAGCCTAG
- a CDS encoding DEAD/DEAH box helicase → MESNSSEPSLSFSDLDLSPIMLRALKICKFENPSPIQAGLIPLALEGEDVIGQARTGTGKTAAFGIPILEQLDPLEDHCLPQALILVPTRELADQVGQELTRLAKGVPTSIAVLAGGKNLRKQTQQLSDGVQVVVGTPGRVHDHLQRGTFKTHDIWCVVLDEADRMLDIGFRPQIERILRKCPKDRQTLLLSATMAPQVRILAERYMYEPKTVDCSSKDMSVETIEQHYFTVAADKRLELLMRLLDRESPEQVIIFCRTKRGTDKLHRKLSEKYDGVGCMHGDMQQRERDRVIKQLRSKDLKVLVATDVVGRGIDITTISHIINFDVPQDCDDYVHRVGRTGRMGRDGVAFTFIVPGEGDVLTSIEQRINKQLIKDVMDGFDHPVPVNRAAEAEEAAKPKEPGRPRLNRIVRHTRKRF, encoded by the coding sequence ATGGAATCTAACTCTTCGGAGCCATCGCTGTCCTTCAGCGATCTCGATCTTTCGCCCATCATGTTGCGGGCGTTAAAGATTTGCAAGTTCGAGAACCCCTCACCGATCCAAGCGGGGCTGATCCCGCTTGCCCTGGAAGGGGAGGATGTGATCGGTCAAGCGAGGACCGGTACGGGCAAAACCGCTGCCTTTGGTATCCCAATCCTGGAACAGCTCGACCCGCTAGAGGATCACTGTTTGCCGCAAGCCCTGATCCTCGTGCCAACTCGCGAACTGGCCGATCAAGTGGGGCAAGAACTGACCCGGCTAGCCAAAGGCGTGCCGACCAGCATCGCTGTCCTGGCGGGGGGCAAAAACCTTCGCAAACAAACGCAACAGTTGAGCGATGGCGTGCAGGTTGTTGTCGGAACTCCCGGCCGCGTCCATGATCATCTGCAGCGCGGGACCTTTAAGACGCACGACATCTGGTGTGTTGTGCTCGATGAAGCCGACCGGATGCTCGATATCGGATTCCGGCCGCAAATCGAACGCATCTTGCGTAAATGCCCCAAAGATCGACAGACTCTGCTGCTGTCGGCCACGATGGCGCCGCAAGTCCGGATCTTGGCCGAGCGGTACATGTATGAACCGAAGACTGTCGATTGCAGTTCGAAGGACATGTCGGTCGAAACGATCGAGCAGCATTACTTCACCGTCGCCGCCGACAAGCGACTGGAACTGTTGATGCGTCTGTTGGACCGCGAATCGCCCGAACAAGTGATCATCTTCTGCCGCACCAAGCGCGGCACCGACAAACTGCATCGCAAGCTGAGCGAGAAATACGACGGCGTCGGTTGCATGCATGGCGACATGCAGCAGCGAGAGCGCGACCGCGTGATCAAGCAACTGCGCAGCAAGGATCTGAAGGTCCTGGTAGCGACCGATGTCGTGGGCCGCGGAATCGACATCACGACGATCTCACACATCATCAACTTCGACGTCCCGCAAGACTGCGACGACTACGTTCATCGCGTCGGACGTACAGGGCGGATGGGACGCGATGGCGTCGCCTTCACGTTCATCGTGCCGGGCGAAGGAGATGTGCTGACCTCGATCGAGCAACGGATCAACAAGCAGTTGATCAAAGACGTGATGGATGGTTTCGACCACCCAGTCCCCGTCAACCGAGCTGCGGAGGCCGAAGAGGCGGCAAAGCCCAAGGAGCCGGGCCGGCCCCGTTTGAATCGGATCGTTCGCCATACGCGGAAGCGGTTCTAG
- a CDS encoding RICIN domain-containing protein, translated as MLASSRSIVLLSIIAFVFAGVAGGQTYDLAVPGSSVHSTARFVGDQLVIVDAQGDTSVYDRNARYDASGYVAYASRTLRQAIRWPVGGAGKMQVAALGGTSASVQFRPSEMVVTPRGNPGGPHVANFVPLPGVANPVQPAASNPSNDPQSAYVLESALGRGLLLSVTPRVGAGVRLGTQATDGQNVLFRFLPTDNGYVYIVPQQSPNLAIGMAAAVGRNPGRAQLYDLRLAGGDATQFRIVPGNSGFVTLELRADRDYVIDVDRSAGIGRGANVHVFTRHGLQNQLFRVERVGGAVIGNRPQPGWSPSVAVPLPASRVLVSERVEPYQPLEPVRVQLSNSHENELWVLVTNLRDPADSQRLKIPPGEARSAIFRRDAGSRVVSVFEVQQPGGLIVREESVVEVAPQPLYDVSVYELAAQSIYIDRTRPGSSPEIQRAPRSVGAFQVPATFEGGRSDVYQAAKRRNNSGGVRRLNLKDWD; from the coding sequence ATGCTTGCCTCATCTCGCTCCATCGTCCTTCTGTCGATAATCGCTTTCGTGTTTGCTGGGGTGGCCGGTGGGCAAACCTATGATCTTGCGGTGCCGGGCAGTTCGGTGCATTCGACAGCGAGGTTCGTTGGCGATCAATTGGTGATCGTCGACGCCCAAGGTGATACTTCGGTCTACGATCGCAATGCTCGATATGACGCCAGTGGATATGTGGCGTATGCAAGTCGTACGCTGCGACAAGCCATCCGTTGGCCCGTCGGCGGCGCGGGGAAAATGCAAGTCGCTGCGTTGGGCGGGACGTCTGCCAGCGTGCAATTCCGGCCTAGCGAAATGGTTGTCACGCCGCGTGGCAATCCCGGCGGTCCGCACGTTGCGAATTTTGTTCCTCTGCCCGGCGTCGCAAACCCAGTCCAACCGGCCGCAAGTAATCCCAGCAATGATCCGCAATCGGCTTACGTTCTCGAATCGGCGCTCGGTCGTGGTTTGTTGCTTTCGGTTACACCGAGGGTCGGTGCGGGCGTGCGATTGGGAACCCAGGCGACCGACGGGCAGAACGTTCTCTTTCGCTTTCTGCCCACCGACAATGGCTATGTTTATATCGTCCCTCAGCAATCGCCGAATCTTGCGATCGGGATGGCGGCGGCGGTAGGGAGGAATCCGGGACGCGCTCAACTGTACGATCTGCGGCTTGCCGGGGGAGATGCGACTCAGTTTCGAATTGTGCCTGGAAATTCAGGCTTTGTTACGCTTGAGCTGCGGGCGGATCGAGACTATGTCATCGACGTCGACCGATCTGCGGGGATTGGTCGCGGCGCAAACGTGCATGTCTTCACTCGGCACGGATTGCAGAATCAACTGTTTCGGGTTGAAAGAGTTGGGGGAGCCGTGATTGGAAACCGGCCCCAGCCCGGTTGGTCGCCGTCGGTCGCGGTCCCGTTGCCTGCTTCGCGCGTCCTGGTCTCAGAGAGGGTGGAACCCTATCAACCACTGGAACCGGTGCGGGTTCAGTTGTCGAATTCTCATGAAAACGAATTGTGGGTGTTGGTTACCAACCTTCGCGATCCTGCCGATTCGCAGAGGTTAAAGATTCCGCCGGGAGAGGCCAGGTCGGCAATCTTTCGACGCGACGCGGGGTCTCGGGTGGTGAGTGTTTTTGAAGTGCAGCAGCCTGGTGGCCTGATCGTTCGCGAAGAATCGGTTGTCGAAGTGGCCCCGCAGCCGCTCTACGACGTGAGTGTCTATGAGTTGGCGGCGCAGTCGATCTATATCGACCGCACTCGCCCCGGTTCGTCGCCGGAGATCCAGCGTGCGCCGAGAAGCGTTGGCGCCTTTCAAGTGCCAGCAACCTTTGAAGGGGGACGCAGCGATGTTTATCAAGCGGCCAAACGTCGGAACAATTCCGGCGGCGTTCGCCGGCTGAATCTAAAGGACTGGGATTGA